In Rubidibacter lacunae KORDI 51-2, the following are encoded in one genomic region:
- a CDS encoding SMR family transporter, which yields MKDDPTTVSLLLYFLLLLAAVGCNSIGQTLLKLGSGQSVLNPYIASGLLAYSIGTISYIALLSKLNLSVAYPVVIGLTIIMTTLSGTMFLHEKVAPGHWLGIGLMLSGILAITSAGWRQ from the coding sequence ATGAAAGACGATCCAACTACAGTCAGCTTGCTCCTTTATTTCTTGCTGCTCTTAGCTGCCGTTGGCTGTAACAGCATCGGACAAACCTTGCTCAAGCTCGGGTCCGGTCAATCAGTGCTCAATCCTTACATCGCAAGCGGCTTACTGGCTTATAGCATTGGGACGATATCTTACATTGCCTTGCTCAGCAAGCTGAATCTTTCAGTTGCCTACCCGGTCGTGATTGGCTTGACCATCATCATGACGACGTTGTCGGGGACAATGTTCTTACATGAGAAGGTCGCTCCCGGGCATTGGTTGGGGATCGGTTTAATGCTAAGCGGTATCTTGGCAATCACTTCTGCGGGTTGGCGACAGTGA
- a CDS encoding CO2 hydration protein translates to MTATMPSRGVDPARIPPSQHPFSEVIHRLEAGGSMLPDTPENLMQIIGIYKAYAVPMDFYWRDLLYIAEYVFLDPLPFFKYFISKEYLERPNHYAGDTADLRIWRGTAAAHPELLEFMATGEVKRKLPKLFHHLWHDRINMEFAEACMRAMFWHRHMYAPVNQFDAYLDSAEYKANCDRAIRAFFKKNPSMLALYRVFPEMFVEKVRELSYYSNLGLFWEVMAPVFFEMSDIYDEGGFKGVPDAMNFLVNGIFAIAGRPIYHHLYVDGECYEIVPKSKGFTWLYEAALPYVESVFYRTSPFRGTKSYNAQAGQVPEQQEDFHFGILYADVFPVGSAGIPPTLLMQDMMHFLPPYLRDYYQEHARGQDDILIQLGITFQRSMYNVTSAVIQALRLALLYPLDDPNPKHLLANRQFFEAQMDRFLRPEARLRDIQSQDYR, encoded by the coding sequence ATGACTGCAACGATGCCTTCACGAGGAGTTGACCCCGCACGCATTCCTCCTTCGCAGCATCCCTTCTCGGAGGTAATCCATCGCCTGGAGGCAGGCGGCTCGATGCTGCCCGATACGCCTGAGAATCTGATGCAAATTATCGGCATCTATAAAGCCTACGCGGTGCCGATGGACTTTTACTGGCGGGACTTGCTCTACATCGCCGAGTATGTATTCCTCGATCCGCTTCCATTCTTCAAGTACTTTATTTCTAAGGAGTACTTGGAACGCCCCAATCACTACGCCGGAGATACGGCAGATTTGCGGATTTGGCGCGGAACCGCTGCTGCTCATCCCGAGTTGCTAGAGTTCATGGCAACTGGCGAAGTCAAGCGCAAACTGCCCAAACTTTTCCACCACCTCTGGCACGATCGCATCAACATGGAGTTTGCCGAAGCCTGCATGCGCGCCATGTTCTGGCACCGACATATGTACGCTCCAGTCAACCAGTTCGATGCCTATCTGGATTCGGCGGAATACAAGGCCAATTGCGATCGCGCCATTCGCGCCTTTTTCAAGAAAAATCCGTCGATGCTGGCGCTTTATCGAGTTTTTCCCGAGATGTTCGTCGAGAAGGTACGGGAACTGTCTTACTACTCCAACTTGGGGTTGTTTTGGGAAGTCATGGCTCCGGTCTTCTTCGAGATGTCGGATATCTACGATGAGGGCGGATTTAAAGGGGTGCCCGATGCGATGAACTTTCTGGTGAACGGTATCTTTGCCATTGCCGGACGACCCATCTATCACCACCTCTACGTCGATGGGGAATGCTACGAGATCGTGCCCAAGTCGAAGGGGTTCACCTGGTTGTACGAAGCAGCACTGCCCTACGTAGAGTCCGTGTTCTACCGCACGTCTCCGTTCCGAGGCACCAAATCCTACAACGCCCAAGCCGGTCAAGTTCCAGAGCAACAAGAAGATTTCCATTTCGGCATTCTGTACGCTGACGTGTTTCCCGTCGGCTCGGCTGGGATTCCGCCGACGCTGCTGATGCAGGACATGATGCATTTTCTGCCGCCGTACTTGCGGGATTATTACCAAGAGCACGCCCGCGGACAGGACGATATCCTCATCCAGCTCGGAATTACCTTCCAGCGATCGATGTACAACGTCACCTCGGCGGTCATTCAAGCGCTGCGCCTAGCATTGCTGTATCCGCTGGACGATCCCAATCCCAAGCACTTGCTGGCCAATCGCCAGTTTTTCGAGGCGCAGATGGACCGCTTCTTGCGGCCGGAAGCTCGTTTGCGGGACATCCAAAGTCAAGACTATCGCTAA
- the petM gene encoding cytochrome b6-f complex subunit PetM, which translates to MGATELIVKATVLSIVMTLFAVAWGFLMLKLQGSEE; encoded by the coding sequence ATGGGCGCGACCGAACTGATCGTAAAAGCAACCGTACTGTCGATTGTTATGACCCTGTTTGCCGTTGCATGGGGTTTCTTGATGCTCAAGTTGCAAGGCAGCGAGGAATAA
- the thyD gene encoding thylakoid membrane protein ThyD gives MKVAIAGATGFIGSRLVQMLHEQGDAIVVLTRDAKHAWRVFPERAFPNVQVVEYVPTDSGNWQQSLSGCNAVVNLAGTAIAAERWTPERKQLIYDSRVHTTERIVEGIANAELKPSVLINASAIGYYGTSETATFEEASAPGNDFLASVCQDWEAAARKVEAACVRLAIVRFGIVLGNGGAIAKLLTPFRLFAGGPLGSGHQWFSWIHRDDLVRFLIEAIARPDLSGVFNGTAPNPVRMSELCDTLGTVLKRPSWLPVPGFALEMLLGDAAKVVLEGQEVLPRNIEASGFEYRYPQLEPALQEIVAQS, from the coding sequence ATGAAAGTCGCGATCGCAGGTGCAACGGGTTTTATCGGGTCGCGTTTGGTGCAGATGTTGCACGAGCAGGGGGACGCGATTGTCGTGCTAACGCGCGATGCCAAACACGCTTGGCGCGTTTTCCCCGAACGTGCCTTTCCCAACGTCCAAGTTGTCGAGTACGTTCCGACGGATAGTGGGAACTGGCAGCAGTCGCTGTCCGGCTGCAATGCTGTCGTGAATCTGGCCGGCACCGCAATTGCCGCCGAGCGTTGGACTCCGGAGCGCAAGCAACTGATTTACGACAGTCGGGTGCATACCACCGAGCGCATCGTGGAAGGGATTGCCAACGCCGAACTCAAGCCGAGCGTTCTAATCAATGCCTCGGCGATCGGTTACTACGGCACGAGCGAAACGGCAACATTCGAGGAAGCCAGCGCGCCCGGCAACGACTTCCTCGCATCGGTTTGCCAAGACTGGGAAGCGGCTGCCCGCAAAGTTGAGGCGGCGTGCGTGCGTTTGGCGATCGTGCGCTTCGGCATCGTACTTGGCAATGGCGGCGCGATCGCTAAGCTACTGACCCCATTTCGCCTGTTTGCCGGCGGGCCGCTGGGGTCAGGACATCAGTGGTTTTCGTGGATTCACCGCGATGACTTGGTGCGGTTCTTGATCGAGGCGATCGCGCGTCCGGACCTGAGCGGAGTCTTCAACGGAACGGCTCCCAACCCCGTCCGCATGAGCGAACTCTGCGATACGCTTGGGACCGTGCTTAAGCGTCCGTCGTGGTTGCCGGTACCGGGATTCGCGTTGGAAATGTTGCTGGGCGATGCGGCTAAGGTTGTCTTGGAAGGCCAGGAAGTGTTGCCGAGAAACATCGAAGCCAGCGGTTTCGAATATCGCTATCCCCAGCTCGAGCCGGCTTTGCAAGAGATCGTCGCGCAGAGCTAG
- the mltG gene encoding endolytic transglycosylase MltG — protein MTEQQQAAIAGDRKWGYVVAIARGLMLMLAVAATGAVLGWRWWLAAVRPIATDAPEVVYAEIPSGTAAQAIGEQLATRGLIRSPLAWRLWTLRATRWDKRSGGFQAGTYALTREQSLDTIADRIWRGDVAAVRFAVPEGRSRRQMAAELAALGFFNAEEFLAATERIPYDQFPWLPPELPHLEGFLFPDTYTLARDLVTPEAAIALMLMRFEDVALPLYERSDTDASLLGWVTLASIVEKEAVVAEERTLIAGVFANRLARGMRLEADPTVEYGLQIRQTVDRPLTLAQVRTPTPYNTYLMPGLPPTPIAAPGVASLAATLSPAETEYLFFVARYDGTHVFSRTLQEHLAAQRRIQQPQSRGQRQSRAQVASVIGRMLRGGMK, from the coding sequence GTGACCGAGCAACAACAGGCTGCCATCGCGGGCGATCGCAAATGGGGCTACGTTGTGGCGATCGCCCGCGGACTGATGCTGATGCTGGCAGTTGCTGCAACCGGAGCGGTGCTGGGTTGGCGCTGGTGGTTGGCGGCCGTAAGACCGATTGCGACGGACGCGCCGGAGGTAGTGTACGCGGAAATCCCCTCGGGAACGGCCGCGCAGGCGATTGGGGAGCAGCTAGCAACGCGGGGTCTGATTCGTTCGCCGCTGGCCTGGCGGTTGTGGACGCTGCGCGCGACGCGGTGGGACAAGCGGTCGGGTGGGTTTCAGGCAGGAACCTATGCCCTAACGCGGGAGCAGTCCCTAGATACAATTGCCGATCGCATCTGGCGCGGGGACGTGGCGGCGGTGAGGTTTGCCGTGCCGGAGGGGAGATCGCGGCGGCAGATGGCCGCGGAGTTGGCTGCGTTGGGCTTCTTCAATGCCGAAGAGTTCCTCGCGGCGACCGAGCGGATTCCCTACGACCAGTTCCCTTGGCTGCCGCCGGAATTGCCGCATTTAGAAGGCTTCTTGTTTCCCGATACCTACACCCTGGCGCGGGATCTAGTGACGCCAGAGGCAGCGATCGCGCTGATGTTGATGCGGTTTGAGGACGTTGCGCTGCCGCTGTACGAACGATCGGATACGGATGCTAGCTTGCTGGGGTGGGTGACGCTGGCGAGCATCGTTGAAAAAGAAGCCGTCGTGGCGGAGGAGCGTACCCTCATTGCTGGGGTATTTGCCAACCGTCTGGCACGAGGCATGCGCCTGGAAGCCGACCCTACAGTGGAGTACGGATTGCAAATTCGGCAAACTGTCGATCGCCCGCTGACGCTAGCGCAGGTCCGCACGCCGACGCCCTACAACACTTATCTAATGCCGGGGCTGCCACCGACACCGATCGCCGCACCCGGCGTGGCAAGTTTGGCAGCAACCCTGTCGCCGGCCGAGACGGAGTATTTGTTCTTCGTCGCGCGGTACGACGGGACGCACGTTTTCAGCCGCACGCTGCAGGAACACCTCGCCGCCCAACGGCGCATCCAACAACCGCAATCTCGCGGGCAAAGGCAATCGCGCGCACAAGTCGCAAGCGTGATTGGCAGAATGTTGCGTGGGGGAATGAAATGA
- a CDS encoding class I SAM-dependent methyltransferase gives MNRDLATALASYPLLIPRLYNYLRLGILPLLDIAEAVPQFGKVLDVGCGYGLLDIYLAKTSSQRYVIGSELNSKRVRVAKQAACGIENVEFVQEDLLRGQHVGDINCAILVDLLHHISYERQQALIAAIWEALAVGGTLIVKDMDDRPAFKYYINLVHDKLMTGFDKLSFISAGKLRANLAARGFVVHSCRTLPHPFYAHYLLTCKKADSNLSSRDVVHLQEVEG, from the coding sequence ATGAACCGGGACCTTGCAACCGCGCTCGCCAGCTACCCACTCCTCATTCCACGCCTATATAACTATTTGCGCCTGGGAATTTTGCCGCTCCTCGACATCGCGGAAGCAGTGCCTCAGTTTGGAAAAGTTCTCGATGTTGGTTGTGGTTATGGACTCCTCGACATTTATCTCGCTAAGACGTCTAGCCAACGCTATGTAATTGGCAGCGAACTCAACAGCAAGCGCGTGCGCGTAGCAAAGCAAGCTGCTTGCGGCATCGAGAACGTTGAGTTCGTTCAAGAAGATTTGCTACGGGGGCAGCATGTCGGCGACATCAATTGCGCGATCCTCGTCGACCTCCTTCACCACATTAGTTACGAGCGCCAGCAAGCCTTGATTGCAGCCATCTGGGAAGCCCTTGCAGTCGGCGGAACCCTGATCGTCAAGGATATGGACGATCGGCCGGCTTTCAAATATTACATAAACCTTGTTCACGATAAACTCATGACTGGGTTTGACAAACTCTCGTTTATCAGTGCCGGAAAGTTGAGAGCAAACTTGGCAGCAAGAGGGTTTGTCGTGCATTCGTGTCGGACACTTCCGCATCCCTTCTACGCCCACTATCTCCTAACGTGCAAGAAGGCAGACTCGAATCTCTCCTCGCGAGACGTCGTCCACTTGCAGGAAGTCGAAGGGTGA
- a CDS encoding decaprenyl-phosphate phosphoribosyltransferase yields the protein MASKQVGWQPYIAVLRPHQWTKNLIVFAAPLFSFSISWGIFLKGTVAFCLFCVTASSFYIFNDTLDVKADRRHPVKCKRPIASGAVHLKIVVGMAAVLLAGSILTAWWQSPVLGATLSGYAVLQVAYNLKLKRTAILDVGAIAAGFVLRAYAGAAATEIALSPWFVLCTAMLALFLGIEKRKAELLLVERTGQKGRSVLSRYSKELLARMENTVTTSTLLTYSLWSAGPVVNGAPTAWMMLTVPFVLYGIFRYQLLSETHAEYLREQPESASRQTEHPEEVLLKDMPVFLTVTGWVVACATILWLDHRGIV from the coding sequence ATGGCCAGTAAACAGGTTGGCTGGCAACCCTACATTGCCGTACTCCGCCCCCATCAGTGGACGAAGAACCTCATCGTCTTTGCAGCCCCCCTCTTCTCATTTTCAATTAGTTGGGGAATTTTTTTAAAAGGAACTGTAGCATTCTGCCTTTTCTGCGTGACGGCAAGTAGCTTCTATATATTCAATGACACCCTCGATGTCAAAGCCGACCGCCGTCACCCCGTTAAGTGCAAGCGCCCTATTGCCTCAGGTGCCGTGCATCTCAAGATCGTGGTTGGGATGGCGGCTGTCTTGCTGGCAGGGTCGATTCTGACAGCGTGGTGGCAATCCCCAGTCCTAGGTGCGACGCTCTCAGGGTACGCTGTTCTGCAAGTCGCTTACAATTTAAAGCTCAAGCGGACGGCGATTTTAGATGTTGGGGCGATCGCGGCGGGGTTTGTGCTGCGTGCTTATGCCGGAGCAGCGGCAACTGAGATCGCACTCTCACCTTGGTTTGTACTCTGTACTGCCATGTTGGCGTTATTTCTGGGTATTGAAAAACGCAAAGCCGAGCTGTTATTAGTTGAGAGGACGGGACAGAAGGGGCGAAGTGTTCTATCGCGTTACTCCAAAGAACTCCTCGCCCGCATGGAAAACACAGTGACGACGAGTACATTGCTGACTTACTCACTATGGAGCGCCGGGCCGGTTGTGAATGGAGCACCGACGGCCTGGATGATGCTGACCGTTCCATTCGTGCTATATGGTATCTTTCGTTATCAACTATTGAGCGAGACCCACGCTGAATATCTCCGCGAGCAACCCGAGTCTGCCAGCAGACAGACGGAGCACCCAGAGGAAGTTTTGCTTAAGGACATGCCAGTATTTCTGACTGTCACCGGTTGGGTCGTTGCCTGCGCGACAATCCTCTGGCTCGATCACCGCGGCATAGTTTAA
- a CDS encoding NADH-quinone oxidoreductase subunit M, which produces MLSVLIWLPVVGATIVGLLPQSFSTKQVRWVALWASAATLFWALWLASRFDIAEPGLQMQEYLPWIDVLGLDYRLGVDGLALVLLLLNSFLTWIAVFSSREDTSRPRLFYALILLASGGLSAAFLAQNLLFFFLLYELELLPFYLLISIWGGEKRGYAATKFLIYTAISGALILAGFLGSVWLTGASSFNYEAAIGRSLPLEAQFLLLGTLLIGFGIKFPLVPFHTWLPDTYVAASAPVAILLGGVLSKLGAYGMFRFCIGLFPDAWAILAPWLAIWAAAIALYGTMAAIAQKDIKRMVAYSSVGHMGYLLLAGAAMTPLSFVGAVSQIAAHGLILAILFHLVGVVEAKVGTRDLNVLNGLLNPVRGLPTISALLILGGMASAGIPGLAGFVAEFLIFQGSYAVFPVPTLICVVGTGLTAVYFVILLNRTCFGKLDNAIAYFPQVEWGERTPALVLAWTIFLLGVQPTWLVRWSEATATQLVASLSSVTVASAIAPESPQLESLASAIAPNLESPERQS; this is translated from the coding sequence ATGCTGAGCGTACTGATTTGGCTGCCGGTTGTCGGTGCTACGATCGTCGGACTCTTACCGCAGTCTTTTTCAACCAAGCAGGTGCGCTGGGTTGCGTTGTGGGCGTCGGCGGCAACGCTATTCTGGGCGCTGTGGTTGGCAAGCCGTTTCGACATTGCCGAGCCCGGATTGCAGATGCAGGAGTATCTTCCTTGGATCGACGTGCTGGGGTTGGACTACCGCCTTGGCGTCGATGGACTGGCTTTGGTATTGCTTCTGCTTAATTCTTTCCTGACCTGGATTGCAGTTTTTAGCAGCCGCGAAGATACCAGCCGCCCCCGCCTGTTTTATGCTCTGATTTTGCTCGCTAGCGGCGGACTGAGCGCGGCATTTTTGGCTCAGAACCTGCTGTTCTTCTTCTTGCTATACGAGTTGGAGTTGTTGCCTTTCTATTTGCTGATCTCGATTTGGGGTGGCGAGAAGCGGGGTTATGCTGCCACGAAGTTCCTGATTTATACAGCGATATCGGGGGCGCTGATTCTGGCGGGATTCCTCGGATCGGTTTGGCTGACCGGAGCCTCTTCGTTCAACTACGAAGCCGCGATCGGGCGATCGCTCCCACTTGAAGCGCAGTTCCTCCTATTGGGAACGCTTTTGATTGGCTTTGGTATCAAGTTTCCCCTCGTGCCGTTCCACACCTGGCTCCCCGATACCTACGTAGCGGCATCCGCACCGGTGGCGATCTTGCTCGGAGGCGTGCTGTCGAAACTGGGTGCCTACGGCATGTTCCGCTTCTGCATCGGCCTGTTTCCAGATGCGTGGGCGATCCTGGCTCCCTGGCTGGCTATCTGGGCGGCGGCGATCGCCCTATACGGAACTATGGCGGCGATCGCGCAGAAGGACATCAAGCGCATGGTAGCCTACAGCTCGGTAGGGCACATGGGCTATCTGCTGCTGGCCGGAGCGGCGATGACACCCCTCAGCTTCGTTGGTGCCGTCTCGCAAATTGCCGCCCACGGACTAATTTTGGCGATTTTATTCCACCTCGTCGGCGTCGTGGAAGCAAAAGTTGGTACCCGCGACCTGAACGTGCTCAACGGTCTGCTCAATCCCGTCCGGGGCTTGCCGACTATCAGTGCCTTGCTAATCCTCGGCGGGATGGCCAGCGCTGGTATTCCCGGATTGGCTGGATTCGTTGCAGAGTTCTTGATCTTTCAAGGCAGCTACGCGGTCTTCCCCGTTCCAACCCTCATCTGCGTGGTGGGGACGGGCTTGACGGCCGTGTATTTCGTCATCCTGCTCAATCGCACTTGCTTCGGCAAGCTCGATAACGCGATCGCTTATTTCCCCCAAGTCGAATGGGGCGAACGCACGCCAGCCCTTGTGTTGGCTTGGACGATCTTTTTGCTAGGCGTGCAGCCAACCTGGCTGGTGCGATGGAGCGAAGCCACGGCAACCCAACTCGTTGCTTCGCTTTCATCCGTGACGGTTGCGTCGGCGATCGCGCCCGAATCACCGCAACTGGAAAGCCTTGCGTCTGCGATCGCACCGAATCTAGAATCGCCGGAGCGCCAGTCCTAG
- the psb28 gene encoding photosystem II reaction center protein Psb28, with the protein MTASTPEIAPTIEFFRGIPEELSNVSLRREKRTGLRNVLMTFERLNALERFNSFTKEFSQSLSLIDSEGEIAVEPDSVRFFFAGDEGDELRRVECKFAIERDDHWDRFMRFMQRYAEANGMAYGDR; encoded by the coding sequence ATGACAGCTTCAACGCCTGAAATCGCTCCAACCATTGAGTTTTTTCGCGGAATTCCAGAAGAACTAAGCAATGTCAGCTTGAGACGCGAGAAGCGAACGGGATTGCGCAACGTATTGATGACCTTCGAACGCCTAAACGCGCTCGAACGCTTTAATAGCTTTACGAAGGAATTCTCGCAGAGCCTGAGTCTAATCGATTCTGAAGGCGAGATCGCTGTCGAACCGGACTCAGTGCGGTTCTTTTTTGCCGGCGATGAAGGTGATGAGTTGCGTCGCGTGGAGTGCAAGTTCGCGATCGAGCGCGACGACCATTGGGACCGGTTCATGCGCTTCATGCAGCGCTACGCAGAAGCCAATGGCATGGCTTACGGCGATCGCTAA
- a CDS encoding DUF3727 domain-containing protein yields the protein MSSSQYPQENEHPETESVMLTDEDGRLLECFVEQRFALNGASYLLLRPVDAPIAIVAWDEAIDPEEAILLEDDRDLDRVFPDARAVLAEQNLMLKRTAFTPTVEGELPEVQESQILTLELEEEAGTAIDPEEYQFLASFYFNKDEYGVYTPLAPLLFFAKETSFGKLEVLSPEEFREVQPVLEEWMFEDLD from the coding sequence ATGTCTTCATCGCAATATCCCCAGGAAAACGAGCACCCCGAAACCGAAAGCGTCATGCTAACGGATGAAGACGGGCGTCTTTTGGAATGCTTCGTCGAGCAGAGGTTTGCGCTCAATGGTGCTAGCTATTTGTTGTTGCGGCCTGTAGATGCTCCGATCGCGATTGTGGCCTGGGATGAAGCGATCGATCCCGAAGAAGCGATTTTGCTGGAAGACGATCGCGACCTAGATCGCGTCTTTCCAGACGCACGTGCAGTTCTGGCCGAGCAGAATTTAATGCTTAAGCGCACGGCCTTCACCCCCACCGTTGAGGGCGAGTTGCCCGAAGTACAAGAGAGCCAAATCCTAACGCTCGAGTTAGAAGAAGAGGCTGGTACGGCAATCGACCCGGAAGAATATCAGTTTCTGGCTAGTTTTTATTTCAACAAAGATGAGTATGGCGTGTATACGCCGCTGGCTCCGTTGCTGTTTTTTGCCAAAGAAACGAGTTTCGGAAAACTAGAAGTGCTGTCTCCAGAGGAGTTCCGCGAGGTCCAGCCCGTGCTTGAAGAGTGGATGTTCGAGGATCTCGACTAA
- a CDS encoding NAD(P)H-quinone oxidoreductase subunit F, translating into MTDVFARIAWLIPCYPLVGMVLSMFWFPSLARRTGPRPAGYINLAMTGLALVHAALGFIEFGTRAPLTLELPWLQVADLTLTLPLEVSAVNLGAIVLVTSINLLAQLYAIGYLEMDWGWARFFALLALFEAGMCLLALCDSLFFSYIILEILTLGTYLLVGFWFNQSLVVTGARDAFLTKRVGDLLLLMGVLALYPIAGTWNFSELAEWAQTAEVDPTLMSLVGLALLAGPMGKCAQFPLHLWLDEAMEGPYPSTVLRNSVVVATGAWVLTKLEPVLALSPVVMATVTAIGIVTALGGTAIAIAQVDVKRSLSYLTSAYMGLVFVAVGTQQSHVAFLLLLTHALAVVALLMSTGSIVLNSISQDLTKLGGLWSRRPISGLSFVAGAAGLIAMPPLGGFWAALALINGVWEAYPVLAGILLVVNALAAFGVTRVFCLIFGNRPQQMSERSPENLWPVTLPMVFAAALTLHLPLVLQSLGLLPSFTAIDKGVALLLVISSVWGCGLGSALYLGPAAKPIRLPWTFVQNLLASDFYTPRIYRASIVGGVDIISRVVDWCDRHVVDGLVNLIGLTSLFGGEALKYGNTGKTQFYVLTIALGLLVITLFITRSFWLDFAALAGS; encoded by the coding sequence ATGACTGATGTATTTGCTCGCATTGCCTGGCTAATTCCGTGCTATCCACTGGTGGGCATGGTCTTGTCGATGTTTTGGTTTCCGTCCCTGGCGCGACGTACCGGACCGCGTCCGGCCGGATACATCAATCTCGCGATGACGGGCTTGGCGTTGGTTCATGCCGCGCTTGGCTTTATTGAATTCGGAACTCGAGCGCCACTAACCCTTGAGCTTCCGTGGCTGCAGGTTGCCGATTTGACACTGACACTGCCGCTGGAGGTGTCAGCGGTTAACCTCGGCGCGATCGTGCTGGTTACGAGCATCAACCTGCTGGCACAGCTTTACGCGATCGGGTATCTGGAGATGGATTGGGGTTGGGCGCGGTTCTTCGCGCTGCTAGCACTCTTTGAAGCGGGTATGTGCTTGCTGGCATTGTGCGACTCTCTCTTCTTCAGTTACATCATTCTGGAAATCCTGACCCTAGGCACCTACTTGCTGGTTGGATTCTGGTTCAACCAATCGTTGGTGGTGACGGGGGCGCGCGATGCCTTCCTGACCAAACGGGTGGGCGACTTGCTGTTGTTGATGGGAGTGTTGGCGCTGTATCCGATCGCGGGAACCTGGAACTTCAGCGAACTTGCCGAATGGGCGCAGACAGCCGAGGTCGATCCGACGTTGATGAGCTTAGTAGGGCTGGCTTTGCTGGCAGGACCGATGGGCAAATGCGCTCAGTTTCCCCTGCACCTTTGGCTTGATGAAGCCATGGAAGGACCTTATCCCAGTACCGTCTTGCGGAACTCGGTCGTGGTGGCAACCGGTGCTTGGGTATTGACCAAGCTCGAGCCGGTGTTAGCTCTATCCCCGGTCGTAATGGCAACCGTAACTGCGATTGGCATTGTCACCGCGCTCGGCGGCACGGCCATCGCGATCGCCCAAGTCGATGTCAAGCGATCGCTGTCTTATCTCACGAGCGCCTATATGGGGCTGGTCTTCGTTGCAGTGGGAACGCAGCAAAGTCACGTGGCTTTTCTGCTGCTGCTGACACACGCGCTAGCGGTTGTTGCCCTACTCATGAGTACGGGTTCGATCGTCCTCAACAGTATCAGCCAGGATTTAACCAAACTCGGAGGGCTCTGGAGCCGCCGCCCGATCTCGGGACTGTCCTTTGTAGCCGGTGCAGCCGGATTGATTGCCATGCCGCCGCTAGGAGGGTTCTGGGCCGCACTCGCACTCATCAATGGTGTATGGGAGGCTTATCCTGTCTTGGCGGGCATTTTGCTGGTCGTCAACGCGCTGGCAGCGTTTGGGGTAACGCGGGTTTTTTGCCTCATTTTCGGCAACCGCCCGCAGCAAATGTCGGAGCGATCGCCTGAAAATCTCTGGCCGGTTACCTTGCCGATGGTGTTTGCAGCTGCCTTGACGCTGCATCTCCCCCTCGTCTTACAAAGCTTGGGACTGCTGCCGTCTTTTACCGCGATCGACAAAGGCGTAGCTCTGTTACTCGTCATCTCTAGCGTTTGGGGCTGCGGTCTCGGTAGCGCGCTCTACCTCGGTCCGGCAGCCAAGCCGATCCGCTTGCCTTGGACGTTCGTGCAGAACTTGTTGGCAAGCGATTTCTATACGCCTCGGATTTATCGCGCCAGTATCGTCGGCGGCGTCGATATCATCTCGCGCGTGGTGGACTGGTGCGATCGCCACGTGGTCGACGGACTGGTTAACCTGATCGGGCTGACGTCCCTGTTTGGCGGGGAAGCGCTGAAATATGGCAACACGGGTAAAACCCAGTTCTACGTTCTGACAATCGCGCTGGGCTTGTTAGTGATTACGCTTTTCATCACACGATCGTTTTGGTTGGATTTCGCTGCGCTTGCCGGCAGTTGA